In Flavobacterium sp. N1736, the following are encoded in one genomic region:
- a CDS encoding adenine phosphoribosyltransferase has product MKIENYIRDIQGFPKEGILFKDITPLLIDPNAREECLKILLNSLNGQKIDKVIGAESRGFFFGMLLADRLNAGFVPVRKPKKLPFTTISASYELEYGTDSLEIHIDAIKKGEKVLIHDDVLATGGTAKALADLVTELGGEIVQFNFLMELSFLNGRDKIKDNPIFAAITY; this is encoded by the coding sequence ATGAAGATTGAAAATTATATACGTGATATTCAGGGGTTTCCTAAAGAAGGAATTTTATTTAAAGATATCACGCCATTACTAATTGATCCAAATGCGAGGGAAGAATGCCTTAAAATATTGCTAAATTCTTTAAACGGACAAAAAATTGATAAGGTGATAGGAGCGGAGAGTCGTGGTTTTTTCTTCGGAATGTTATTGGCAGATCGATTAAATGCAGGTTTTGTGCCGGTTCGTAAACCTAAAAAACTGCCTTTTACCACTATTTCGGCTTCTTATGAACTAGAATACGGAACAGATTCGCTGGAAATACATATTGATGCGATTAAAAAAGGCGAAAAAGTTTTAATTCATGACGATGTTCTGGCAACCGGCGGAACCGCAAAAGCGCTTGCTGATTTGGTAACTGAACTTGGCGGCGAAATTGTTCAGTTTAATTTTTTAATGGAACTTTCTTTTTTAAACGGAAGAGATAAAATAAAGGATAATCCTATATTTGCTGCAATAACCTATTGA
- a CDS encoding response regulator transcription factor: protein MKPKNKIIIVDDHLLFSQSLELLINSFKDFEVINRFENGKVFISYLQENINTDVDLILLDVNMPVLDGISTMKWIKENMPALKVIALSVNDDEEVIIKMITNGAKGYLLKDTSPEIFKDGIISVIEKGFYFTELVSGMLVKKANNDSKKISLKEKEIVFIKHACTEKTYKEIASEMCLSPKTIDGYRECLFDKLEIKTRIGLVLYAIKNKIVLV from the coding sequence ATGAAACCTAAAAACAAAATTATTATTGTAGATGATCATTTACTGTTTTCGCAATCGCTTGAACTTCTTATAAATAGCTTTAAAGATTTTGAAGTAATTAACCGCTTCGAAAACGGAAAAGTATTTATTTCGTATTTACAGGAAAATATAAATACTGATGTCGATTTAATTTTATTAGATGTTAATATGCCTGTTTTAGATGGTATTAGTACCATGAAATGGATTAAAGAAAATATGCCGGCGCTTAAAGTTATTGCGCTGTCTGTAAATGATGATGAAGAAGTTATTATAAAAATGATTACCAACGGCGCAAAAGGGTATTTGCTAAAAGATACTTCGCCCGAAATTTTTAAAGACGGTATTATTTCCGTTATCGAAAAAGGCTTTTATTTTACCGAATTAGTTTCGGGAATGTTAGTAAAGAAAGCGAATAACGACTCGAAAAAAATCAGTTTAAAAGAAAAAGAAATCGTTTTTATAAAACATGCCTGCACAGAAAAAACATATAAGGAAATTGCTTCTGAAATGTGTTTGAGCCCAAAAACAATTGATGGCTACAGAGAGTGCCTTTTTGATAAACTCGAAATTAAAACCAGAATTGGACTGGTTTTATATGCTATTAAAAACAAAATTGTCTTAGTATAA
- a CDS encoding sensor histidine kinase has translation MERKEVQLLVISLGIVFLTLLIILLVIFFYFLKKKNTYLVEKMEADLYFQSELIKTRIEIKDQTLSEISKELHDNIGQIVSVGIMQLNMYINSEKPIQHNELSDLKEILAKSLDEIRILSRIINKDNLLQSNFIEAIKQDLERIKKLKKIQYKYTLSGEIPEINEEHDLFIYRIFQEALHNSLKHSHSDKFDVNITTTADLFCLKIQDFGIGYDALKTNSGLGLSNMKLRAKLIGAALIMNSDATGTTVTLEYPLTKPDET, from the coding sequence ATGGAGCGAAAAGAAGTACAATTATTAGTTATTTCGTTAGGTATAGTTTTCTTAACTTTACTGATCATTTTGCTTGTTATATTCTTTTATTTTCTAAAGAAAAAGAATACCTATCTGGTAGAAAAAATGGAAGCTGATCTTTATTTTCAATCTGAGTTAATTAAAACGAGAATTGAAATTAAAGATCAGACTCTTTCTGAAATAAGTAAAGAATTACATGATAATATCGGGCAAATCGTCTCGGTTGGTATTATGCAGCTTAATATGTATATCAACAGCGAAAAACCCATTCAGCATAATGAACTAAGTGATTTAAAAGAAATATTAGCCAAATCGCTGGACGAAATCAGAATTTTATCCCGAATTATCAATAAGGACAATTTACTGCAAAGCAATTTTATCGAAGCCATAAAACAGGATTTAGAGCGTATAAAAAAGCTGAAAAAAATTCAATATAAATACACGCTTTCCGGAGAAATACCGGAGATTAACGAAGAACACGATTTGTTTATTTACAGAATTTTTCAGGAGGCTTTGCATAACAGCCTGAAACATTCGCACAGTGACAAGTTTGATGTAAATATTACAACAACTGCTGATCTTTTTTGCCTGAAAATACAAGATTTTGGAATTGGTTACGACGCCCTTAAAACAAACTCAGGCCTGGGATTAAGCAATATGAAATTGAGAGCTAAATTAATTGGAGCCGCACTAATCATGAACTCTGATGCAACAGGAACAACCGTAACTTTAGAATATCCCTTAACTAAACCCGATGAAACCTAA
- a CDS encoding peptidoglycan-binding domain-containing protein — MKTIKSGLRSNEVYYLNELLEKLKYSVVVSDYFGVETDKAVKDFQLKK, encoded by the coding sequence ATGAAAACTATAAAATCAGGTCTGAGATCAAATGAAGTTTATTACTTAAATGAACTTCTCGAAAAACTAAAATACAGCGTTGTTGTTTCTGATTACTTTGGAGTCGAAACAGATAAGGCGGTGAAAGACTTTCAGTTAAAAAAATAA
- a CDS encoding N-acetylmuramidase family protein: MVDGRPKILFEGHIFWKELEKRGINPANYANANNQDILFKNYTKKYYLGGAAEYTRLEKAIHLNPDKKFSDAAKCAASWGLYQIMGFNAVSIGYKNIDEYVDKMYLNEGEQLKAFGLFLAKNNLIGFLRNKKWADFASKYNGPIYKTNKYDEKLKKAYIKFS, encoded by the coding sequence TTGGTAGACGGACGACCAAAGATTTTATTTGAAGGACATATTTTTTGGAAAGAACTCGAAAAACGAGGTATAAATCCGGCGAATTATGCCAATGCCAATAATCAGGATATTTTGTTTAAAAACTATACAAAAAAGTATTATTTGGGAGGTGCCGCAGAATATACACGATTAGAAAAAGCAATACATTTAAATCCAGATAAAAAGTTTAGCGACGCAGCAAAATGTGCCGCATCCTGGGGTTTGTATCAAATTATGGGCTTTAATGCAGTTTCTATAGGGTATAAAAATATAGACGAATATGTCGATAAAATGTATCTGAATGAAGGCGAACAGCTAAAAGCATTTGGATTGTTTCTCGCAAAGAATAATTTGATTGGTTTTTTAAGAAATAAAAAATGGGCAGATTTTGCTTCAAAATACAATGGACCAATTTATAAAACCAATAAATACGATGAGAAGTTAAAGAAAGCCTATATTAAATTTTCCTGA
- the pheT gene encoding phenylalanine--tRNA ligase subunit beta has translation MKISYNWLKQFIKTDWTSEQTSELLTDLGLEVEVVEKYESVKGGLEGVVVGHVLTCEKHPDADRLKVTTVDIGLETPIQIVCGAANVAAGQKVPVATIGTVLYDKDGAEFTIKKGKIRGQDSHGMICAEDELGLGTSHDGIMVLDQELVPGTPAAEVFQIASDEVFEIGLTPNRADAMSHFGTARDLRAGMLQRGVNVELITPSVSNFRVDMRTLKIDVSVEDPHLAPRYCGVTISGISVGPSPAWLQDRLKSIGLTPKNNIVDVTNYVLHELGQPLHAFDAAKISGKVIVKTLPEGTKFTTLDDVERTLHAEDLMICDEKGPLCIAGVFGGKKSGVTDGTTTIFLESAYFDAVSVRKTAKRHQLNTDASFRFERGIDPTITEYALKRAALLIQEVAGGKITCDVVEVYPKKVEDFSVLLNFSHVSKIIGQEIPKDTIKKILVSLDIKVNSVSDSGLGLTIPAYRVDVQREIDVIEEILRVYGYNNIDFSKKFNATVANSPRTEDYKVQNVIASQLNSQGFHEMMANSLTTAAYAKLSAVLKEEHNVTMLNPLSSDLSTMRQSLLFSGLEAISYNINRRNSDLKLFEFGKSYHKYLNGYEEHKHLSLSISGNRNKESWTNPQKSTDFFLLKGYVNAVLSRLGIDKISNAPMQSDVFSEGTSICYNNDTLVEMGVVKKSILKHFGIKQDVYYADFNWDLVLKIITGKIKYTEIPKYPEVRRDLALLIDQNTTYDSIYNLAKQTEKALLKDVNLFDVYEGEKLPEGKKSYALSFTIQDNTKTLTDTQIDKIMSKLQQTFETELGASLR, from the coding sequence ATGAAAATATCTTACAACTGGTTAAAACAATTTATTAAAACAGACTGGACATCTGAGCAAACTTCAGAATTATTGACAGATTTGGGTCTTGAAGTTGAAGTTGTCGAAAAATACGAATCAGTAAAAGGTGGTTTAGAAGGGGTTGTTGTTGGACATGTATTAACGTGCGAAAAACATCCGGATGCCGACAGATTAAAGGTTACAACTGTAGATATTGGCTTAGAAACGCCTATACAAATTGTTTGCGGAGCTGCTAATGTTGCCGCAGGACAAAAAGTGCCTGTTGCTACTATTGGTACAGTTTTATACGATAAAGACGGAGCTGAATTTACTATAAAAAAAGGAAAAATCCGCGGTCAGGATAGTCACGGAATGATTTGTGCCGAGGATGAATTAGGATTAGGAACAAGCCATGACGGAATTATGGTTTTGGATCAGGAATTGGTTCCCGGAACTCCTGCTGCAGAGGTATTTCAAATTGCAAGTGATGAAGTTTTCGAAATTGGATTAACGCCAAATCGTGCTGACGCCATGAGTCATTTTGGAACTGCGCGTGATTTAAGAGCAGGAATGCTGCAACGCGGTGTAAACGTAGAATTGATTACGCCATCTGTAAGCAATTTTAGAGTTGACATGCGTACTTTAAAAATTGATGTAAGTGTCGAAGATCCTCATTTAGCACCAAGATATTGCGGTGTAACGATTTCTGGAATTTCTGTTGGACCTTCTCCGGCATGGTTACAAGATCGTTTAAAATCTATTGGATTAACTCCAAAAAATAATATTGTCGATGTTACTAATTATGTTTTACACGAATTAGGACAGCCATTACACGCTTTTGATGCTGCAAAAATTTCAGGAAAAGTAATTGTAAAAACACTTCCTGAGGGAACTAAATTCACCACTCTTGATGATGTTGAAAGAACATTACACGCCGAAGATTTAATGATTTGCGACGAAAAAGGACCGCTTTGTATTGCAGGTGTTTTTGGAGGAAAAAAATCGGGTGTTACAGACGGAACTACCACTATATTTTTAGAAAGTGCTTATTTTGATGCCGTTAGCGTTCGTAAAACAGCAAAAAGACATCAATTAAATACCGATGCTTCTTTTAGATTTGAAAGAGGAATTGACCCAACAATTACAGAATATGCTTTGAAACGTGCTGCACTTTTAATTCAGGAAGTTGCAGGCGGAAAAATTACGTGTGATGTTGTGGAAGTTTATCCAAAAAAAGTAGAAGATTTTTCTGTTTTACTGAATTTTAGCCATGTTTCTAAAATTATCGGACAGGAAATTCCAAAAGATACCATCAAGAAAATATTAGTTTCTCTAGATATTAAAGTAAACAGTGTTTCTGATTCCGGTTTAGGATTAACGATTCCTGCTTATCGTGTTGATGTGCAGCGTGAAATTGATGTTATCGAAGAAATTTTGAGAGTTTACGGTTATAACAATATTGATTTCTCTAAAAAATTCAACGCAACGGTTGCAAATTCACCAAGAACAGAAGATTATAAAGTACAAAATGTAATTGCATCACAATTGAATTCGCAAGGATTTCATGAAATGATGGCAAACTCTTTAACAACAGCGGCTTATGCAAAACTATCAGCTGTTTTAAAAGAAGAACATAATGTTACCATGCTAAACCCGTTGAGTAGTGATTTATCTACAATGCGTCAATCATTATTGTTTTCCGGGCTTGAAGCGATTTCATACAATATTAACAGAAGAAATTCTGATTTGAAATTGTTTGAATTTGGAAAATCTTACCATAAATACCTAAACGGTTACGAAGAACATAAACACCTTTCTTTGTCTATTTCCGGAAACAGAAATAAAGAAAGCTGGACAAATCCTCAAAAATCAACTGATTTCTTTTTATTAAAAGGATATGTAAATGCGGTTTTGTCTCGTTTGGGAATTGATAAAATCTCGAATGCGCCAATGCAATCTGATGTTTTCTCAGAAGGAACTTCTATTTGCTACAACAATGATACTTTGGTTGAAATGGGAGTCGTAAAAAAATCGATTTTAAAACATTTCGGAATCAAACAAGATGTTTATTATGCTGATTTTAACTGGGATTTAGTATTGAAAATCATTACCGGAAAAATTAAATATACCGAAATTCCTAAATATCCGGAAGTTCGCAGAGATTTAGCGTTACTAATCGATCAGAATACAACTTACGATAGTATTTATAACCTGGCGAAGCAAACAGAAAAAGCACTTTTAAAAGACGTTAATTTATTTGATGTTTATGAAGGTGAAAAACTTCCGGAAGGTAAAAAATCGTATGCTTTAAGTTTTACTATTCAGGATAATACAAAAACGCTTACAGATACTCAGATTGATAAAATCATGTCGAAATTGCAACAAACTTTTGAGACAGAACTTGGAGCAAGTTTAAGATAA